A window of Amphiprion ocellaris isolate individual 3 ecotype Okinawa chromosome 12, ASM2253959v1, whole genome shotgun sequence contains these coding sequences:
- the LOC111578338 gene encoding cytospin-A isoform X3, producing the protein MGNQNGKESHGSTASSDKAQTPSPTGSTTPSTTSPVADWTQKLSAPSEWAVINVDGIASSKTNMNDAAGRHEKASVSLGSPASPPPSRGSPSEPSWQERDSGLEPQAAAERAGEEMTLVLLSLMEHYRASLGLTPNTDITTGAVELLRRLITEREELVGEVDTLRETLRTERLEWHQFQCDLQVAVSVADRLRVESEQALGLLQESHRTVEDQLAQALSRQQETDRELESLKTEHRNVCHKLNELTLQQQQQQQERAELNAVKNICRVEDRLTDEEAERQDSSEGQQEGIQTITEEAEAKDETEANQQVDAKGVAADPEETNGSVHLTGRGVAEGYLRSLVALEKKKEEGCGQRDPRKIVMLSERSWSLSRLPLPTDPSSQNGASKNTSTTLPLCKKEEPTKGRRMDRVLQRQDSWSSFYTGKQDEDQSSDSFKLQDGFSALLRRHGGSRRNSLLRWCQNRTQGYKNIEITNFSSSWEDGLAFCAVYHTYLPTHIPYDSLNPDEKKENLNLAFKTGESVGITATLTVEEMLKADGPDWQRVLGYVENIFRHFEM; encoded by the exons CCTCTTCTGATAAGGCACAGACTCCATCACCGACAGGCAGCACCACCCCCTCCACCACCTCTCCGGTCGCAGACTGGACACAGAAACTGTCGGCTCCCTCAGAATGGGCCGTAATCAATGTAGACGGCATCGCCTCCTCGAAGACAAACATGAACGATGCAGCAGGGAGACATGAAAAAGCTTCAGTCAGTCTTGGCAGTCCAGCGTCGCCTCCTCCGTCTAGAGGATCGCCTTCAGAGCCGAGCTGGCAGGAGAGAGACAGCGGACTGGAGCCACAGGCTGcagcagagagagcaggagaggagatgaCCTTGGTTTTACTTAGTCTGATGGAGCACTACAGGGCCTCACTGGGCCTTACTCCCAACACTGATATTACCACAGGAGCAGTAG AGTTGCTCAGACGCTTGATAACGGAGAGGGAGGAGCTGGTTGGGGAAGTGGACACACTCAGGGAGACCCTCAGA ACAGAGAGGTTGGAGTGGCATCAGTTCCAGTGTGACCTGCAGGTGGCAGTATCTGTGGCCGACCGGCTGCGGGTCGAGTCGGAGCAGGCTCTGGGTTTGCTTCAGGAAAGTCACAGGACTGTGGAGGATCAACTGGCCCAGGCCCTCAGCAGACAGCAGGAGACGGACCGAGAGCTAGAGAGTCTGAAGACTGAACACAGAAATGTCTGTCACAAACTAAATGAACTCacccttcagcagcagcagcagcagcaggagcgaGCTGAGTTGAATGCAGTGAAGAACATCTGCAGGGTGGaagacagactaacagatgaAGAGGCTGAAAGACAAGACTCCAGTgaaggacagcaggagggaATACAGACAATAACAGAGGAAGCTGAAGCTAAAGATGAGACTGAAGCAAATCAACAAGTGGATGCTAAAGGTGTAGCTGCTGATCCTGAAGAAACAAATGGAAGCGTGCATCTGACAGGGAGAGGGGTGGCAGAAGGATACCTCCGCAGTTTGGTGGCcctggagaagaagaaagaagagggATGTGGACAAAGAGATCCGAGGAAGATTGTGATGCTGTCTGAAAGATCTTG gaGTCTCTCTCGTCTCCCACTTCCAACTGACCCTTCTAGTCAAAATGGGGcttcaaaaaacacaagcacaacGTTGCCCCTATGCAAG AAAGAAGAGCCAACAAAGGGGAGAAGAATGGACCGTGTTTTACAGCGGCAGGACAGCTGGTCCAGCTTTTATACAG GAAAACAGGATGAGGATCAAAGCTCAGATTCCTTCAA ACTTCAGGATGGGTTCAGTGCTCTACTGAGGCGTCATGGTGGCTCCAGAAGAAACTCCCTGCTGCGCTGGTGTCAAAATCGTACCCAAGGCTACAAG AATATTGAGATCACGAACTTCAGCAGCAGCTGGGAAGATGGTTTGGCATTCTGTGCTGTTTATCACACCTATTTGCCCACTCACATCCCCTATGACAGCCTCAACCCAGATGAAAAG aaagaaaacctGAACCTTGCTTTTAAGACAGGAGAGAGTGTGGGGATTACAGCCACACTG ACAGTGGAGGAGATGCTGAAGGCCGACGGACCCGACTGGCAAAGGGTGCTGGGATATGTCGAAAACATTTTCCGTCACTTTGAGATGTGA
- the grcc10 gene encoding protein C10 isoform X2 has product MNAPVFPNVSFYFCVIVYMMCSQGTIVNENLTLSSFPPLLDMASAPAQQPTLTVEQTRVVLSEVIQAFSVPENAARMEEARESACNDMGKMLQLVLPVATQIQQEVIKAYGFNNEGEGVLKFARLVKMYETQDPEIAAMSAKLKSLLLPPLSTPPIGGAIPAS; this is encoded by the exons atgAATGCACCTGTTTTTCCtaatgtgtctttttatttttgtgtgattgtttataTGATGTGTTCTCAGGGTACCATTGTGAATGAGAACCTCACTCTCAGTAGTTTTCCCCCCTTATTAG ACATGGCCTCAGCTCCAGCACAGCAACCCACTCTGACTGTTGAGCAGACCAGAG tggTTTTGAGTGAGGTGATCCAGGCCTTTTCAGTACCAGAAAATGCTGCACGGATGGAGGAAGCTCGAGAAAGTGCTTGCAACGACATGGGCAAGATGCTGCAGCTTGTGTTACCTGTGGCAACCCAGATCCAACAAGAGGTGATAAAAGCCTATGGATTCAACAATGAGGGAGAAG GTGTCCTCAAATTTGCCAGACTGGTGAAGATGTATGAAACCCAGGACCCTGAAATTGCAGCTATGTCAGCCAAACTAAAGTCTCTCCTCCTGCCACCTCTGTCAACACCACCTATAGGAGGTGCCATTCCAGCTTCATAG
- the LOC111578338 gene encoding cytospin-A isoform X2, translating into MGNQNGKESHGSTGSPLDFFHTPPTTPSQAELTTMALSSAASSDKAQTPSPTGSTTPSTTSPVADWTQKLSAPSEWAVINVDGIASSKTNMNDAAGRHEKASVSLGSPASPPPSRGSPSEPSWQERDSGLEPQAAAERAGEEMTLVLLSLMEHYRASLGLTPNTDITTGAVELLRRLITEREELVGEVDTLRETLRTERLEWHQFQCDLQVAVSVADRLRVESEQALGLLQESHRTVEDQLAQALSRQQETDRELESLKTEHRNVCHKLNELTLQQQQQQQERAELNAVKNICRVEDRLTDEEAERQDSSEGQQEGIQTITEEAEAKDETEANQQVDAKGVAADPEETNGSVHLTGRGVAEGYLRSLVALEKKKEEGCGQRDPRKIVMLSERSWSLSRLPLPTDPSSQNGASKNTSTTLPLCKKEEPTKGRRMDRVLQRQDSWSSFYTGKQDEDQSSDSFKLQDGFSALLRRHGGSRRNSLLRWCQNRTQGYKNIEITNFSSSWEDGLAFCAVYHTYLPTHIPYDSLNPDEKKENLNLAFKTGESVGITATLTVEEMLKADGPDWQRVLGYVENIFRHFEM; encoded by the exons GTTCTCCTTTAGATTTCTTCCACACGCCTCCCACCACACCCTCACAGGCAGAGCTGACTACCATGGCCTTATCCTCTGCAGCCTCTTCTGATAAGGCACAGACTCCATCACCGACAGGCAGCACCACCCCCTCCACCACCTCTCCGGTCGCAGACTGGACACAGAAACTGTCGGCTCCCTCAGAATGGGCCGTAATCAATGTAGACGGCATCGCCTCCTCGAAGACAAACATGAACGATGCAGCAGGGAGACATGAAAAAGCTTCAGTCAGTCTTGGCAGTCCAGCGTCGCCTCCTCCGTCTAGAGGATCGCCTTCAGAGCCGAGCTGGCAGGAGAGAGACAGCGGACTGGAGCCACAGGCTGcagcagagagagcaggagaggagatgaCCTTGGTTTTACTTAGTCTGATGGAGCACTACAGGGCCTCACTGGGCCTTACTCCCAACACTGATATTACCACAGGAGCAGTAG AGTTGCTCAGACGCTTGATAACGGAGAGGGAGGAGCTGGTTGGGGAAGTGGACACACTCAGGGAGACCCTCAGA ACAGAGAGGTTGGAGTGGCATCAGTTCCAGTGTGACCTGCAGGTGGCAGTATCTGTGGCCGACCGGCTGCGGGTCGAGTCGGAGCAGGCTCTGGGTTTGCTTCAGGAAAGTCACAGGACTGTGGAGGATCAACTGGCCCAGGCCCTCAGCAGACAGCAGGAGACGGACCGAGAGCTAGAGAGTCTGAAGACTGAACACAGAAATGTCTGTCACAAACTAAATGAACTCacccttcagcagcagcagcagcagcaggagcgaGCTGAGTTGAATGCAGTGAAGAACATCTGCAGGGTGGaagacagactaacagatgaAGAGGCTGAAAGACAAGACTCCAGTgaaggacagcaggagggaATACAGACAATAACAGAGGAAGCTGAAGCTAAAGATGAGACTGAAGCAAATCAACAAGTGGATGCTAAAGGTGTAGCTGCTGATCCTGAAGAAACAAATGGAAGCGTGCATCTGACAGGGAGAGGGGTGGCAGAAGGATACCTCCGCAGTTTGGTGGCcctggagaagaagaaagaagagggATGTGGACAAAGAGATCCGAGGAAGATTGTGATGCTGTCTGAAAGATCTTG gaGTCTCTCTCGTCTCCCACTTCCAACTGACCCTTCTAGTCAAAATGGGGcttcaaaaaacacaagcacaacGTTGCCCCTATGCAAG AAAGAAGAGCCAACAAAGGGGAGAAGAATGGACCGTGTTTTACAGCGGCAGGACAGCTGGTCCAGCTTTTATACAG GAAAACAGGATGAGGATCAAAGCTCAGATTCCTTCAA ACTTCAGGATGGGTTCAGTGCTCTACTGAGGCGTCATGGTGGCTCCAGAAGAAACTCCCTGCTGCGCTGGTGTCAAAATCGTACCCAAGGCTACAAG AATATTGAGATCACGAACTTCAGCAGCAGCTGGGAAGATGGTTTGGCATTCTGTGCTGTTTATCACACCTATTTGCCCACTCACATCCCCTATGACAGCCTCAACCCAGATGAAAAG aaagaaaacctGAACCTTGCTTTTAAGACAGGAGAGAGTGTGGGGATTACAGCCACACTG ACAGTGGAGGAGATGCTGAAGGCCGACGGACCCGACTGGCAAAGGGTGCTGGGATATGTCGAAAACATTTTCCGTCACTTTGAGATGTGA
- the grcc10 gene encoding protein C10 isoform X1, which produces MCLFTSYVGVYPKEENRVVNRLPTVAKGGILRHYHWCRTSLVVFISDMASAPAQQPTLTVEQTRVVLSEVIQAFSVPENAARMEEARESACNDMGKMLQLVLPVATQIQQEVIKAYGFNNEGEGVLKFARLVKMYETQDPEIAAMSAKLKSLLLPPLSTPPIGGAIPAS; this is translated from the exons atgtgtttgtttacttCTTACGTCGGCGTCTATCCCAAGGAAGAAAACCGTGTCGTAAATCGCCTCCCAACTGTCGCAAAAGGGGGCATTTTGCGGCATTATCACTGGTGTCGTACTAGCTTGGTTGTTTTCATCAGTG ACATGGCCTCAGCTCCAGCACAGCAACCCACTCTGACTGTTGAGCAGACCAGAG tggTTTTGAGTGAGGTGATCCAGGCCTTTTCAGTACCAGAAAATGCTGCACGGATGGAGGAAGCTCGAGAAAGTGCTTGCAACGACATGGGCAAGATGCTGCAGCTTGTGTTACCTGTGGCAACCCAGATCCAACAAGAGGTGATAAAAGCCTATGGATTCAACAATGAGGGAGAAG GTGTCCTCAAATTTGCCAGACTGGTGAAGATGTATGAAACCCAGGACCCTGAAATTGCAGCTATGTCAGCCAAACTAAAGTCTCTCCTCCTGCCACCTCTGTCAACACCACCTATAGGAGGTGCCATTCCAGCTTCATAG
- the LOC111578338 gene encoding cytospin-A isoform X1 produces MGKNKARLSAHFQFILDDFKAQDSGIFHSSLSGSPLDFFHTPPTTPSQAELTTMALSSAASSDKAQTPSPTGSTTPSTTSPVADWTQKLSAPSEWAVINVDGIASSKTNMNDAAGRHEKASVSLGSPASPPPSRGSPSEPSWQERDSGLEPQAAAERAGEEMTLVLLSLMEHYRASLGLTPNTDITTGAVELLRRLITEREELVGEVDTLRETLRTERLEWHQFQCDLQVAVSVADRLRVESEQALGLLQESHRTVEDQLAQALSRQQETDRELESLKTEHRNVCHKLNELTLQQQQQQQERAELNAVKNICRVEDRLTDEEAERQDSSEGQQEGIQTITEEAEAKDETEANQQVDAKGVAADPEETNGSVHLTGRGVAEGYLRSLVALEKKKEEGCGQRDPRKIVMLSERSWSLSRLPLPTDPSSQNGASKNTSTTLPLCKKEEPTKGRRMDRVLQRQDSWSSFYTGKQDEDQSSDSFKLQDGFSALLRRHGGSRRNSLLRWCQNRTQGYKNIEITNFSSSWEDGLAFCAVYHTYLPTHIPYDSLNPDEKKENLNLAFKTGESVGITATLTVEEMLKADGPDWQRVLGYVENIFRHFEM; encoded by the exons ATGGGGAAAAACAAGGCAAGGctttcagcacattttcagTTCATATTAGATGATTTTAAAGCTCAGGACAGTGGCATTTTTCACTCTTCTCTCTCAGGTTCTCCTTTAGATTTCTTCCACACGCCTCCCACCACACCCTCACAGGCAGAGCTGACTACCATGGCCTTATCCTCTGCAGCCTCTTCTGATAAGGCACAGACTCCATCACCGACAGGCAGCACCACCCCCTCCACCACCTCTCCGGTCGCAGACTGGACACAGAAACTGTCGGCTCCCTCAGAATGGGCCGTAATCAATGTAGACGGCATCGCCTCCTCGAAGACAAACATGAACGATGCAGCAGGGAGACATGAAAAAGCTTCAGTCAGTCTTGGCAGTCCAGCGTCGCCTCCTCCGTCTAGAGGATCGCCTTCAGAGCCGAGCTGGCAGGAGAGAGACAGCGGACTGGAGCCACAGGCTGcagcagagagagcaggagaggagatgaCCTTGGTTTTACTTAGTCTGATGGAGCACTACAGGGCCTCACTGGGCCTTACTCCCAACACTGATATTACCACAGGAGCAGTAG AGTTGCTCAGACGCTTGATAACGGAGAGGGAGGAGCTGGTTGGGGAAGTGGACACACTCAGGGAGACCCTCAGA ACAGAGAGGTTGGAGTGGCATCAGTTCCAGTGTGACCTGCAGGTGGCAGTATCTGTGGCCGACCGGCTGCGGGTCGAGTCGGAGCAGGCTCTGGGTTTGCTTCAGGAAAGTCACAGGACTGTGGAGGATCAACTGGCCCAGGCCCTCAGCAGACAGCAGGAGACGGACCGAGAGCTAGAGAGTCTGAAGACTGAACACAGAAATGTCTGTCACAAACTAAATGAACTCacccttcagcagcagcagcagcagcaggagcgaGCTGAGTTGAATGCAGTGAAGAACATCTGCAGGGTGGaagacagactaacagatgaAGAGGCTGAAAGACAAGACTCCAGTgaaggacagcaggagggaATACAGACAATAACAGAGGAAGCTGAAGCTAAAGATGAGACTGAAGCAAATCAACAAGTGGATGCTAAAGGTGTAGCTGCTGATCCTGAAGAAACAAATGGAAGCGTGCATCTGACAGGGAGAGGGGTGGCAGAAGGATACCTCCGCAGTTTGGTGGCcctggagaagaagaaagaagagggATGTGGACAAAGAGATCCGAGGAAGATTGTGATGCTGTCTGAAAGATCTTG gaGTCTCTCTCGTCTCCCACTTCCAACTGACCCTTCTAGTCAAAATGGGGcttcaaaaaacacaagcacaacGTTGCCCCTATGCAAG AAAGAAGAGCCAACAAAGGGGAGAAGAATGGACCGTGTTTTACAGCGGCAGGACAGCTGGTCCAGCTTTTATACAG GAAAACAGGATGAGGATCAAAGCTCAGATTCCTTCAA ACTTCAGGATGGGTTCAGTGCTCTACTGAGGCGTCATGGTGGCTCCAGAAGAAACTCCCTGCTGCGCTGGTGTCAAAATCGTACCCAAGGCTACAAG AATATTGAGATCACGAACTTCAGCAGCAGCTGGGAAGATGGTTTGGCATTCTGTGCTGTTTATCACACCTATTTGCCCACTCACATCCCCTATGACAGCCTCAACCCAGATGAAAAG aaagaaaacctGAACCTTGCTTTTAAGACAGGAGAGAGTGTGGGGATTACAGCCACACTG ACAGTGGAGGAGATGCTGAAGGCCGACGGACCCGACTGGCAAAGGGTGCTGGGATATGTCGAAAACATTTTCCGTCACTTTGAGATGTGA
- the saysd1 gene encoding SAYSvFN domain-containing protein 1, with the protein MEQKLAEFRARRQAEKSQSSAPQSREQEAAPTGAQCEPTATAHSLQPEDTENTRPATQSSQGRDCRDWLLDSALGRWLASRQLVLSNLTLLKVLLWLVLLGLFVELEFGLPFFVISLFYWLYEGLRNPAPRKPGELSAYSVFNPDCQPLLGALTAEQLEGEMGYRPLANR; encoded by the exons ATGGAGCAGAAGCTGGCAGAGTTCAGAGCCAGACGGCAGGCTGAGAAGAGTCAGAGTTCTgctccacagagcagagagcaggAAGCAGCACCCACAGGTGCTCAGTGTGAGCCCACAGCTACAGCTCACAGTCTGCAGCCAGaggacacagaaaacacccGACCTGCTACTCAAAGCTCTCAAGGCAGG GACTGTAGAGACTGGCTGCTGGACAGTGCTCTGGGAAGGTGGCTGGCTTCAAGGCAGCTTGTTCTCTCAAACCTTACTTTGCTCAAAGTGCTGCTGTGGCTGGTTCTGCTGGGTCTGTTTGTTGAACTAGAGTTTGGCCTCCCCTTCTTCGTCATCTCTCTCTTCTACTGGCTCTATGAAGGACTCCGTAACCCAGCGCCCCGCAAGCCCGGAGAACTGAGCGCTTATTCAGTCTTCAACCCAGACTGTCAGCCTCTGTTGGGCGCTCTGACTGCAGAGCAGCTAGAGGGAGAGATGGGATACAGACCTCTGGCTAACAGATGA